Proteins found in one Streptococcus criceti HS-6 genomic segment:
- a CDS encoding NAD(P)-dependent oxidoreductase: MTKKKILVTGIVPKEGLTKLFEDFDVTYSDGEPFSRQYVLEHLHEYDGWLLMGQKGDKEMLDAGKNLEIISLNAVGFDHVDIAYAKEKGIVVSNSPQAVRVPTAEMTFALILSAVKRLAFYDKVVRNGEWIDPSERRYQGMTLEGATLGVYGFGRIGSTVAKLAQAFGMKVIYNDAYRLSDEKEKELGVTYADFNELVGTADVITIHAPFLPSTKHKFNREVFKAMKNRSYLVNAARGPIVSEADLVEALEKGEIAGAGLDVFEFEPHVSEKLRALDNVMMAPHAGTGTVEGRRTLAEEAAENIRSFYAGHPINVVNK; this comes from the coding sequence ATGACCAAGAAAAAAATCCTTGTAACAGGTATCGTTCCCAAAGAAGGTTTAACAAAACTTTTTGAAGACTTTGATGTCACCTATTCGGATGGCGAACCATTTTCACGCCAGTATGTGCTGGAGCATTTGCATGAGTACGACGGCTGGCTTTTGATGGGGCAAAAGGGCGATAAAGAAATGCTTGATGCCGGTAAAAACTTAGAGATTATTTCTTTGAATGCTGTTGGTTTTGACCATGTTGATATCGCTTACGCTAAAGAAAAAGGAATTGTCGTTTCTAATTCTCCTCAGGCTGTTCGTGTGCCGACTGCTGAGATGACCTTTGCCTTGATTTTATCAGCTGTTAAACGTTTGGCCTTTTACGATAAGGTTGTCCGCAATGGCGAGTGGATTGATCCCAGTGAACGCCGCTACCAAGGCATGACACTTGAAGGGGCAACATTGGGGGTCTATGGTTTTGGCCGAATCGGCTCGACTGTCGCTAAACTGGCGCAGGCTTTTGGAATGAAAGTCATCTATAATGATGCCTACCGCTTATCAGACGAAAAGGAAAAAGAACTTGGTGTTACTTATGCTGACTTTAATGAACTGGTTGGGACAGCAGATGTTATTACCATTCATGCTCCCTTCCTGCCGTCAACTAAACATAAGTTTAACAGAGAAGTTTTCAAGGCTATGAAGAATCGCAGCTATCTTGTTAATGCTGCGCGCGGCCCGATTGTGTCAGAAGCAGATTTGGTAGAAGCGCTGGAAAAAGGAGAGATTGCCGGTGCCGGTCTGGATGTTTTTGAGTTTGAACCGCATGTTTCAGAAAAACTGCGTGCTCTGGATAATGTTATGATGGCTCCTCATGCGGGCACAGGTACTGTTGAGGGACGTCGGACTTTGGCAGAAGAAGCGGCAGAAAATATTCGTTCCTTTTATGCTGGACATCCTATCAACGTTGTTAATAAATAG
- a CDS encoding hydantoinase/oxoprolinase family protein, whose product MSGRKVRMGIDVGGTHTKAVAIDNDTHEIIGKSSVKTTHDDEFGVATGVVTSFVNCMQENNISPEDVVFVAHSTTQATNALLEGDVAKVGVLGTAGGFFESFLAKRQTHLDDIDLGTGRYIRIVNEFLPGREFTQEKVNKKLDSLEAQGAQVIIASSAFGVDDATPEQNILGEAESRGLMASTASEITKLYGLTRRTRTAAINGSILPKMLDTARQTETSVHNAGVEVPLMIMRGDGGVMDISEMKKRPVLTMLSGPAASVMGALMYLRASNGVYFEVGGTSVNIGVIKNGRPAVDYSIVGGHKTYISSLDVRVLGVAGGSMVRVSKDGVVDVGPRSAHIAGLDYAVFSETERLEDCELDLFQPKDGDPEDYVRLRLKDGSYLTITNSCAANVLGLVSPDEFSYGNVEAARLAMKPVADYIGIGVEELAEQILHKAYEKIEPVIMELAEKYKLSHDQISLIGVGGGAASLIGYCADKMDIKYKIPENAEVISSIGVALSLVRDAVERVVPNPTPEDIRSIRQEAIDRAVESGAAPATVEVHVEIDSQTSKLTAIALGSTEVKSMDLLSAATQEELMTLAAEDMGVPAEKVAIKLNGEFFKIIGRTDGDEAIRILDTKGFIKVQSSSGTAVEIQVKDYQEAVADFYEKLAVFTTDSVLRPDFYICVGPRIMDFNGSMDFEQILLLMSVEMDMLDPDEKVILVAVKTQL is encoded by the coding sequence ATGTCAGGTAGAAAAGTAAGAATGGGAATTGATGTTGGTGGCACCCATACCAAAGCGGTAGCCATTGATAATGATACGCACGAGATCATTGGAAAGTCCTCCGTAAAAACCACCCATGATGATGAATTTGGTGTAGCCACTGGCGTCGTCACTTCTTTTGTTAACTGTATGCAGGAAAACAATATCTCTCCAGAAGATGTTGTGTTTGTGGCTCACAGTACTACTCAAGCAACCAACGCGCTATTGGAAGGAGATGTAGCCAAGGTTGGTGTATTGGGAACTGCCGGTGGTTTCTTTGAATCATTTTTGGCCAAGCGCCAGACTCATCTTGATGATATTGATTTAGGAACCGGGCGCTACATCAGGATTGTTAATGAGTTTCTGCCAGGAAGGGAATTCACCCAAGAAAAGGTTAATAAAAAACTGGATAGCTTAGAAGCACAAGGAGCTCAGGTTATCATAGCTTCCTCTGCTTTCGGGGTTGACGATGCCACCCCTGAGCAAAATATTTTAGGTGAAGCTGAGAGCCGGGGATTAATGGCAAGTACAGCTTCTGAAATCACCAAATTATATGGTTTGACTCGTCGGACACGGACAGCAGCTATTAACGGCAGTATCCTGCCCAAAATGCTGGATACTGCTAGGCAGACAGAAACAAGCGTCCATAATGCTGGTGTTGAGGTGCCCTTGATGATTATGCGTGGGGATGGTGGTGTCATGGACATTTCAGAAATGAAAAAGCGCCCTGTTCTTACGATGTTATCAGGTCCTGCAGCCAGTGTCATGGGGGCACTGATGTACTTACGGGCTTCAAATGGAGTTTATTTTGAAGTTGGCGGAACTTCTGTTAATATCGGTGTCATAAAAAATGGTCGGCCGGCGGTTGATTATTCTATTGTTGGTGGTCATAAGACCTATATCAGCTCCTTAGATGTCCGAGTCTTGGGTGTTGCCGGCGGTAGTATGGTACGTGTGTCCAAGGACGGTGTAGTAGATGTCGGGCCCCGTAGTGCCCATATCGCTGGTTTGGATTATGCAGTCTTCTCAGAAACAGAGCGTTTAGAAGATTGTGAATTGGATTTATTCCAGCCTAAGGACGGAGATCCGGAAGATTATGTCCGGCTCCGCCTAAAGGATGGTTCTTATCTGACCATTACTAATAGCTGTGCTGCCAATGTTTTAGGCTTAGTTAGTCCTGATGAGTTTTCTTATGGAAATGTTGAAGCGGCTCGCTTAGCCATGAAACCTGTGGCTGATTACATAGGGATTGGTGTTGAAGAGCTGGCTGAACAAATTCTGCATAAAGCTTATGAGAAGATTGAACCTGTCATTATGGAGTTGGCGGAAAAGTACAAATTGAGCCATGACCAAATTTCCTTGATTGGTGTCGGCGGTGGAGCAGCCTCACTGATAGGTTACTGCGCCGATAAGATGGACATCAAGTATAAAATTCCAGAAAATGCGGAAGTTATTTCTTCTATTGGGGTAGCTCTTTCCTTGGTTCGCGATGCTGTAGAACGGGTAGTTCCCAATCCAACACCCGAGGATATCCGTTCTATTCGGCAAGAAGCCATTGACAGGGCTGTTGAAAGCGGTGCGGCCCCAGCGACGGTTGAGGTGCACGTAGAAATTGATTCTCAGACTTCGAAATTAACAGCCATAGCTCTGGGCTCTACAGAAGTTAAATCTATGGATCTCCTATCTGCTGCGACACAAGAAGAATTGATGACCTTAGCTGCCGAAGATATGGGCGTTCCAGCAGAAAAGGTTGCTATTAAGCTGAACGGTGAGTTCTTTAAGATTATTGGACGCACAGATGGTGATGAAGCTATCCGTATTTTGGACACCAAAGGATTTATTAAAGTTCAAAGCAGTTCAGGAACGGCAGTAGAGATTCAGGTGAAAGATTATCAGGAAGCCGTTGCGGATTTTTATGAAAAATTGGCTGTCTTTACGACAGACAGCGTTTTGCGGCCGGACTTTTATATCTGTGTCGGCCCAAGAATCATGGACTTCAATGGCAGTATGGATTTTGAGCAAATTCTTCTTTTAATGTCTGTTGAAATGGATATGCTAGATCCTGACGAAAAAGTTATCTTAGTGGCGGTTAAAACACAATTATGA
- a CDS encoding YhcH/YjgK/YiaL family protein — MLYSNIKSFNLADYQVVGKVLQLLQERNFLQVEDGRIQVDEDIYLQVLSYQTQDVSNLPFERHHKRLDVHYVVEGSEYIYLSSLTEIEPATPYDIRRDIEFLEEPEHINKVKLKKGDFLIIGMDEPHKTNGWVDETPEFVKKVVVKVNRNS, encoded by the coding sequence ATGCTGTACTCAAATATAAAGAGTTTTAATCTAGCCGATTATCAAGTAGTTGGTAAAGTCTTACAGCTGCTTCAGGAAAGAAATTTTCTTCAAGTTGAGGACGGACGTATTCAAGTAGATGAGGATATTTATCTGCAAGTCTTATCTTATCAAACACAGGATGTATCAAATCTTCCTTTTGAAAGACACCATAAAAGATTAGATGTTCACTATGTAGTAGAAGGTAGCGAATATATCTACTTATCATCCTTAACCGAGATAGAGCCTGCAACTCCCTATGACATTAGGCGAGATATTGAATTTCTGGAAGAGCCTGAACATATCAATAAAGTGAAATTAAAGAAAGGAGATTTTTTGATCATCGGTATGGATGAGCCTCATAAAACAAACGGATGGGTGGATGAAACACCCGAATTTGTTAAGAAGGTGGTCGTAAAAGTTAATCGCAATTCTTGA
- a CDS encoding LacI family DNA-binding transcriptional regulator — MFGKVTINDIAKLVGVSKATVSYYLSGNYKKMSLATKEKIRQAIEVTGYQPSKVAQSLVTRDTKTIGVVIADITNPFISFVMKGINDTCTLHGYAATFTNSDNDLNQELDNLRRLDQEKVSGVILDSVDANNPMIKTLDNQKMVMVDRQSKNLTLDTIVSDNTYSTSKFLKKMQAAGYEDIYFVTFPITGISTREARYLGFTETVSSDPSKLITLGEAETEKKIFSIIEKAQKRTAFFMMNGPTLLEFMKMLNKTDYRYPDDFGLGSYEDLDWMEVLNPNMSCIRQDSYGLGCVAAECLIDKIKHDDQTYKPQLIEVRNDIVLRKSF, encoded by the coding sequence ATGTTTGGTAAGGTGACCATTAACGATATTGCTAAGTTAGTAGGTGTTTCAAAGGCGACAGTATCCTACTACCTTAGTGGAAATTACAAGAAGATGTCACTCGCAACAAAGGAGAAAATTAGGCAGGCCATAGAGGTAACAGGCTATCAGCCAAGTAAAGTTGCCCAGAGTTTAGTAACGCGAGATACTAAAACGATTGGGGTCGTGATTGCTGATATTACTAATCCTTTCATTTCCTTTGTTATGAAAGGAATCAATGATACTTGCACCTTGCATGGCTATGCTGCTACTTTTACAAATTCAGATAATGATTTAAACCAAGAATTAGATAATCTAAGAAGATTAGATCAAGAAAAGGTATCTGGTGTTATTTTAGATTCGGTCGATGCCAATAATCCCATGATTAAAACATTGGATAACCAAAAGATGGTCATGGTCGACCGGCAATCTAAGAACCTAACTCTGGATACCATAGTTTCCGACAACACCTATTCGACCAGTAAATTTTTGAAAAAAATGCAAGCTGCCGGCTATGAAGATATCTATTTTGTAACCTTCCCCATTACGGGGATCTCTACACGGGAAGCCCGTTATCTAGGTTTTACAGAGACGGTAAGCAGCGATCCTTCCAAGTTAATTACACTGGGAGAGGCTGAAACAGAAAAAAAGATTTTTTCGATTATTGAAAAGGCGCAAAAGCGGACAGCTTTCTTTATGATGAATGGTCCTACTCTTTTAGAATTTATGAAGATGTTAAACAAAACAGATTATCGCTACCCTGATGATTTTGGTCTGGGCTCATATGAAGATCTTGATTGGATGGAGGTTCTAAATCCCAATATGTCGTGTATCCGTCAAGATTCCTATGGACTTGGCTGTGTCGCAGCAGAATGTCTGATTGATAAGATTAAGCATGATGACCAGACTTATAAACCTCAGCTGATCGAGGTTCGTAATGACATCGTACTTCGAAAATCTTTTTAA
- a CDS encoding L-ribulose-5-phosphate 4-epimerase: protein MLVPELRQRVYDANMKLPVHGLVKFTWGNVSAIDREQGYIAIKPSGVDYEKLSPENMVVTDLDGNIVEGDLNPSSDLPTHVELYKAWPEIGGIVHTHSTEGVAWAQAGRDIPCYGTTHADTFYGPIPCARALTPEEINGAYEKETGKVIIEEFAKRGLDPMAVSGVTVRNHGPFAWGKDENTAVYNAVVLEEAARMARFTESINPSVQEVPQALKDKHYLRKHGKNAYYGQKGLEH from the coding sequence ATGCTAGTACCAGAATTAAGACAACGCGTCTATGATGCCAATATGAAGCTACCAGTTCATGGTTTGGTCAAATTTACCTGGGGTAATGTCTCGGCCATTGATCGTGAACAGGGCTATATTGCTATCAAACCATCAGGTGTTGACTATGAGAAACTGTCACCTGAAAACATGGTCGTGACTGACCTTGATGGCAATATTGTTGAAGGGGATCTCAACCCATCATCTGACCTGCCGACGCACGTTGAGCTTTATAAAGCCTGGCCGGAAATCGGAGGCATTGTCCACACGCACTCAACCGAAGGGGTAGCTTGGGCACAGGCTGGCCGTGATATTCCTTGTTATGGAACCACCCACGCTGATACCTTCTACGGACCAATTCCTTGCGCGCGTGCCCTGACTCCAGAAGAAATCAATGGTGCGTACGAAAAGGAAACTGGCAAGGTCATTATTGAAGAGTTTGCTAAACGCGGTCTCGATCCTATGGCTGTGTCCGGTGTTACTGTTCGTAATCACGGTCCCTTTGCTTGGGGGAAAGATGAAAATACGGCAGTCTATAATGCTGTCGTACTAGAAGAAGCAGCACGAATGGCTAGATTTACTGAAAGCATCAATCCTTCGGTTCAAGAAGTCCCCCAAGCACTGAAAGATAAACATTACCTTCGCAAGCACGGGAAAAATGCTTATTATGGTCAAAAAGGATTGGAACACTGA
- a CDS encoding L-ribulose-5-phosphate 3-epimerase, whose protein sequence is MTRPIGIYEKATPKQFTWLERLNFAKELGFDFVELSIDESDERLARLEWSKEERLDLVKAIFETGVRVPTITFSGHRRFPMGSNDPDKEARAMDMMKKCIIFAQDIGIRNIQLAGYDVYYEEKSLETRARFIKNLRQACTWAEEAQVILSIEIMDDPFINSIEKYLAIEKEIDSPYLFVYPDTGNVSAWHNDLWSEFYNGHRSIAALHLKDTYAVTENSKGQFRDVPFGQGCVDWEAMFDVLKKTNYNGPFLIEMWSENCETIEETRTAIKEAQDFLYPLIEKAGLR, encoded by the coding sequence ATGACACGTCCAATCGGTATTTACGAAAAAGCCACACCCAAACAGTTTACTTGGCTAGAACGTTTGAATTTTGCTAAGGAGTTGGGCTTTGATTTTGTTGAATTATCCATTGATGAATCAGATGAACGTTTAGCCCGTCTGGAATGGTCAAAAGAAGAACGTTTAGACTTAGTTAAAGCTATTTTTGAAACGGGTGTGCGGGTGCCCACCATTACCTTTAGCGGCCACCGCCGTTTCCCGATGGGATCCAATGATCCCGACAAGGAAGCGCGTGCTATGGACATGATGAAAAAGTGCATCATCTTTGCTCAAGATATTGGCATTCGCAATATTCAGCTAGCAGGCTATGATGTCTACTACGAAGAAAAATCGCTTGAAACGCGGGCACGTTTTATTAAAAATCTGCGTCAGGCCTGCACTTGGGCAGAAGAAGCTCAAGTCATTCTTTCCATTGAAATCATGGACGATCCCTTCATCAATTCGATTGAGAAATATTTAGCTATTGAAAAAGAGATTGATTCTCCTTACCTTTTTGTCTATCCTGACACAGGTAACGTTTCAGCCTGGCATAATGACCTCTGGAGCGAATTTTACAATGGACACCGTTCAATTGCCGCTCTTCACTTGAAGGATACTTATGCGGTAACAGAAAACTCCAAGGGACAGTTTCGTGACGTGCCGTTTGGCCAAGGCTGTGTTGACTGGGAAGCCATGTTTGATGTTTTAAAGAAAACGAATTATAACGGTCCTTTTTTGATTGAAATGTGGTCAGAAAACTGTGAGACCATTGAAGAAACACGGACCGCTATCAAGGAAGCACAAGACTTCCTTTATCCACTGATAGAGAAAGCGGGGTTACGATAA
- a CDS encoding 3-keto-L-gulonate-6-phosphate decarboxylase UlaD: protein MTKQLPNLQVALDHSDLQGAITAAVSVGQEVDVIEAGTVCLLQVGSELVEVLRNLFPDKIIVADTKCADAGGTVAKNNAVRGADWMTCICCATIPTMEAARKAIEAVRGDRGEIQIELYGDWTYDQAQQWLDAGISQAIYHQSRDALLAGETWGEKDLNKVKKLIDMGFRVSVTGGLNVDTLKLFEGVDVFTFIAGRGITEAADPAAAARAFKDEIKRIWG, encoded by the coding sequence ATGACAAAACAACTTCCAAATTTACAAGTAGCCCTTGACCATTCTGATTTACAAGGTGCTATCACAGCCGCAGTCTCAGTTGGCCAAGAAGTCGATGTCATTGAAGCAGGAACGGTCTGCCTCCTCCAAGTCGGTAGCGAATTGGTTGAAGTGCTCCGCAACCTCTTCCCTGACAAAATTATTGTGGCCGACACCAAGTGTGCCGATGCTGGCGGAACAGTCGCCAAAAATAACGCTGTTCGTGGTGCTGACTGGATGACCTGTATCTGCTGTGCCACCATTCCGACTATGGAAGCAGCCCGCAAGGCTATCGAAGCAGTCCGCGGAGACCGCGGTGAAATTCAGATCGAGCTCTACGGTGACTGGACTTACGACCAAGCACAGCAATGGCTGGACGCTGGAATTTCGCAAGCCATTTACCACCAATCGCGCGACGCCCTGCTGGCAGGCGAAACGTGGGGAGAAAAAGATCTTAATAAGGTCAAAAAACTAATTGATATGGGCTTTCGTGTATCTGTTACAGGCGGTCTCAATGTTGATACCCTAAAACTCTTTGAAGGAGTGGATGTCTTTACCTTTATCGCCGGTCGTGGTATTACCGAAGCAGCAGACCCTGCTGCTGCAGCCCGTGCTTTCAAGGACGAAATTAAACGAATCTGGGGGTAG
- a CDS encoding PTS sugar transporter subunit IIA gives MNLAQSFKENNSIRLGLTAETWQEAVHKAVEPLIDSGAVTEDYYDAIIQSTEEYGPYYILMPGMAMPHAQAGVGVNKDSFALITLTKPVTFSDGKEVSVLLTLAAKSAAIHTTVAIPQIIALFELDNAIQRLLDCHSAEEVLAMVEESKNSPYLEGMDLDN, from the coding sequence ATGAATTTAGCACAATCGTTTAAGGAAAATAACTCCATTCGCTTAGGACTGACAGCAGAGACTTGGCAAGAAGCGGTTCATAAGGCTGTAGAACCTTTGATTGACAGTGGGGCGGTGACAGAAGACTATTATGATGCCATTATTCAATCAACTGAAGAGTATGGCCCTTACTATATCCTAATGCCTGGTATGGCTATGCCTCACGCCCAAGCCGGTGTCGGGGTCAATAAGGACTCTTTTGCTTTGATTACGCTGACAAAACCTGTGACTTTTTCAGATGGTAAAGAAGTATCTGTTCTGTTGACCTTGGCCGCCAAGTCAGCAGCTATCCATACGACCGTTGCCATCCCCCAAATTATTGCCCTCTTTGAACTGGACAATGCCATTCAGCGACTCCTTGACTGCCATTCAGCAGAAGAAGTCTTGGCCATGGTTGAAGAATCCAAAAACAGCCCTTACCTAGAAGGAATGGATCTGGATAATTAA